The Manihot esculenta cultivar AM560-2 chromosome 1, M.esculenta_v8, whole genome shotgun sequence genome has a window encoding:
- the LOC110630932 gene encoding squamosa promoter-binding-like protein 6, with protein MEPWRYTAEGKGLLFSDEIDFSVDSFGRGRKIFTGWDGESVEGLEFVDLGFSEMPRKPFHGSNPGVGMLGGSEAGINSSKIELASSGYMIASNSLLESGSKHSTTLLESNSQDSSLIDLKLGRLADGKETQNSKFLKERSVVSSTNPTSQAKKARTMSSRSQTPYCQVYGCHKDLSSLKDYHKRHKVCEIHSKTPKVIVNGVEQRFCQQCSRFHLLVEFDDGKRSCRKRLAGHNERRRKPQFGPLSGGPHKFLLPYQGNKFVGTSLPKRASFLFPNILPGGILYPERYEQTNCYKSVKVDEKSIWGTNMQSISKPFLPHHANRIQNTAEISPSSTEEFTVCNTASTVHELAGVYNSSRALSLLSAESQDLGHLAGIIITTPFNSQANRSHQIVGISEKPFGSESSEKNMPIGGHSSELNSIKANHMGSFMVSCAGYAADLQIEPDGFFQESDLLNAKYCVSAENESTMDLLQLSSHLHRVEEQRNSVQVKHETEDLSTFLTTYGA; from the exons ATGGAGCCTTGGCGCTACACTGCTGAAGGGAAAGGCCTTCTTTTCTCTGATGAAATAGATTTTTCTGTCGATTCATTTGGGAGAGGTAGAAAAATATTCACAGGGTGGGATGGGGAATCTGTTGAGGGCTTGGAGTTTGTTGATTTGGGTTTCTCTGAAATGCCCAGAAAGCCATTTCATGGTAGTAATCCAGGTGTGGGGATGCTTGGTGGTAGCGAAGCTGGTATCAACTCTAGTAAAATAGAATTAGCTTCTTCTGGTTATATGATTGCTTCAAATTCATTGTTGGAATCTGGGTCGAAGCATTCAACTACTCTCCTGGAATCTAATAGTCAGGATTCATCACTAATTGATTTAAAGCTAGGGAGGTTAGCTGATGGCAAAGAAACACAGAATAGCAAGTTTTTGAAAGAGAGATCGGTTGTATCTTCAACAAACCCAACTTCTCAGGCAAAGAAAGCTCGAACAATGAGTTCGCGCTCTCAGACTCCCTATTGCCAGGTATATGGTTGTCACAAGGATCTCAGCTCCTTAAAGGATTACCACAAGAGGCATAAAGTTTGTGAGATTCACTCAAAGACTCCTAAAGTTATTGTCAATGGGGTTGAGCAGAGGTTTTGTCAGCAGTGTAGCAG GTTTCATTTACTGGTTGAATTCGATGATGGTAAACGAAGTTGTCGTAAACGCCTAGCAGGCCACAATGAACGCAGAAGGAAACCTCAGTTTGGTCCTCTCTCTGGTGGACCCCATAAATTTCTGCTGCCATACCAAG GAAACAAATTTGTGGGTACTTCCTTGCCAAAGAGAGCATCTTTTCTTTTCCCAAACATACTTCCTGGAGGTATTCTTTATCCAGAGAGATATGAGCAGACGAACTGCTACAAGTCTGTTAAAGTGGATGAGAAATCAATTTGGGGTACAAATATGCAGTCAATTTCAAAACCTTTTCTCCCTCACCATGCCAATCGGATCCAAAACACTGCTGAAATTTCTCCATCATCCACTGAAGAATTCACTGTTTGTAATACTGCGTCAACTGTTCATGAGTTAGCTGGGGTATATAATTCCAGTCGTGCTCTCTCTCTTCTGTCAGCCGAATCACAGGACTTGGGCCATTTGGCAGGAATTATAATCACAACGCCCTTCAATAGTCAAGCCAATCGTTCACATCAAATTGTGGGTATTTCTGAGAAACCTTTCGGGTCAGAATCTTCAGAGAAGAATATGCCAATCGGAGGCCATTCATCTGAATTGAACTCCATTAAAGCTAACCATATGGGATCCTTCATGGTCTCTTGTGCTGGTTATGCTGCTGACCTTCAAATTGAACCAGATGGTTTTTTTCAAGAGTCCGACCTTTTGAATGCCAAATATTGTGTTTCTGCTGAAAATGAATCCACCATGGATTTGCTTCAGTTGTCATCACATCTTCACAGGGTAGAGGAACAGAGGAATTCTGTTCAAGTTAAGCATGAAACTGAGGACCTTTCCACTTTCCTTACCACATATGGGGCATGA